One Vitis riparia cultivar Riparia Gloire de Montpellier isolate 1030 chromosome 4, EGFV_Vit.rip_1.0, whole genome shotgun sequence genomic window carries:
- the LOC117912961 gene encoding pentatricopeptide repeat-containing protein At3g51320, which produces MARISIRELFRFRSSILSHPTMVSSKPNISSSLFCSSTEGRKISRSNSCLALLKTCRNMRQLSQIQAYLIISGLFRKPFVASKVLKVSADYADVNYTILIFRSIDSPDTVCVNAVIKAYSISSVAHQALVFYFETLRNGFMCNSFTFPPLFSCCRKMGCVEYGEKLHGQAIKNGVDNVLDVQNSMVHMYGCCGVVECAEKVFGEMSKRDLVSWNSIIDAYAKLGHLVLAHRLFDAMPERNAVSWNIMMGGYLKGGNPGCALKLFREMANAGLRGGETTMVSVLTACCRSARLKEGRSIHGVLIRTFLKSSLILDTALIDMYSKCERVDVARVVYDRMTKRNLVCWNAMILGHCIHGNAEDGLKLFEEMVDGIRSEDGEINLDKGIKRIEGQGLIPDEITFIGVLCACAREGLLAEGRSYYSQMINTFHIKPNFAHYWCMANLFAGVGLVQEAEEILRSMPEEDEDLSWESSFWAGLLSSCRFQGEVFLGERIATYLIESEPQNISYYRLLLNVYAVAGRWEDVARVKKMVKERGIKQMPGCNLADLKEIVHEFKLGEKWQQGMEVNTMRGELVQS; this is translated from the coding sequence ATGGCAAGAATCTCCATTCGAGAACTCTTTCGCTTCAGAAGTTCCATTCTCTCTCATCCCACGATGGTCTCCTCCAAACCCAAcatctcttcttctttgttttgctCTTCTACTGAAGGTAGAAAAATCTCTCGCTCCAATTCTTGCCTTGCCCTCCTCAAGACATGTCGGAACATGAGACAGCTCTCTCAAATCCAAGCCTATTTAATCATTTCTGGTCTCTTTCGCAAACCCTTTGTTGCCAGCAAAGTTTTGAAGGTCTCTGCAGATTACGCCGATGTCAATTACACTATCTTGATTTTCCGCAGCATCGATTCACCCGATACCGTTTGTGTCAATGCTGTAATCAAGGCTTACTCCATTAGTTCTGTGGCTCATCAAGCTCTGGTATTCTATTTCGAAACGCTGAGAAACGGATTTATGTGCAATAGTTTCACTTTCCCTCCACTGTTTAGTTGTTGTCGGAAGATGGGTTGTGTTGAATATGGAGAGAAGCTTCATGGGCAAGCTATTAAGAATGGTGTTGACAATGTATTGGATGTACAGAACTCAATGGTTCACATGTATGGTTGTTGTGGGGTTGTTGAATGCGCTGAGAAGGTGTTTGGTGAAATGTCTAAGAGGGATTTGGTGTCTTGGAATTCGATTATAGATGCGTATGCGAAACTTGGTCATTTGGTTCTTGCACACAGGTTATTTGACGCAATGCCTGAGAGAAATGCGGTTTCTTGGAATATAATGATGGGCGGTTATTTGAAAGGTGGGAACCCTGGATGTGCATTGAAGTTATTCAGAGAAATGGCCAATGCAGGATTGAGAGGGGGTGAAACGACTATGGTGAGTGTGCTTACTGCGTGCTGTCGGTCTGCGAGACTGAAGGAAGGAAGATCCATTCACGGGGTTCTTATCAGGACCTTCTTGAAGTCGAGTTTAATTCTAGACACTGCTCTGATTGATATGTACAGTAAATGTGAAAGGGTGGATGTAGCTCGTGTAGTTTATGACAGGATGACAAAGAGGAATTTGGTTTGCTGGAATGCAATGATTTTGGGGCATTGCATTCATGGAAATGCTGAAGATGGACTTAAACTATTTGAAGAAATGGTGGATGGGATACGATCAGAAGATGGAGAGATCAACCTGGACAAGGGTATAAAGAGAATTGAAGGGCAAGGACTTATCCCAGATGAAATTACTTTCATTGGTGTTTTATGTGCTTGTGCTCGTGAAGGACTGTTGGCTGAGGGAAGAAGTTACTACAGCCAAATGATTAATACATTTCACATAAAACCCAATTTTGCACATTATTGGTGCATGGCTAATCTCTTTGCTGGAGTTGGGCTAGTTCAAGAGGCCGAGGAAATCTTAAGGAGCATGCCCGAGGAGGATGAGGATTTGTCATGGGAATCATCGTTCTGGGCTGGTTTGCTTAGTTCTTGTCGTTTCCAAGGAGAAGTGTTTTTGGGAGAAAGAATTGCAACTTACTTGATTGAATCGGAGCCCCAAAATATCTCATACTACAGATTGTTACTTAATGTCTATGCTGTGGCAGGCCGATGGGAGGATGTTGCTAGGGTGAAAAAGATGGTGAAGGAAAGAGGTATTAAACAAATGCCTGGTTGTAATCTTGCAGACTTGAAAGAAATTGTTCATGAGTTCAAACTGGGAGAAAAATGGCAACAGGGAATGGAGGTAAACACAATGAGGGGTGAACTGGTTCAGAGTTAA